In Campylobacter vulpis, a genomic segment contains:
- a CDS encoding methyl-accepting chemotaxis protein, whose amino-acid sequence MKSVKLKVALIANLIAVACLVILGVITFMFVKEALFEEVLKAETNYVKTAKNSMETFKARNSSALENLAKSILKRPIEQLDSQEALMRYIGKDLKDFRDAGGFLAVYIAQPNGELVVSDSDSDAKKIDFGIYGKADNYDARTREYFIEAVKANKAYTTASYIDVTTNLPCFTYSIPLYKDDKFLGVLAFDVLVTDLQTEFENLPGRTFVLDNEDKVFVSTDKTLLNPNYDIKFFADIAKNKADFEPFEYVTKNGQERFGICVKVSDFYTACIGESVDQIKAPVYKIAFIQIAIVIITSIASVLFLYFIVSKYLSPLITIQSGLNSFFDFINHKTQDISTINIKTNDEFGQMAAAINQNIQATKEGLDQDKQAVKESVTTVGIVENGDLTARITANPRNPQLIELKSVLNNLLDVLQTKVGKDMNKIHSIFEEFKSLDFRNKIENATGSVEVTTNALGEEIIKMLKQSSDFANSLANESSKLQNAVQNLTSSSNSQAASLEETAAALEEITSSMQNVSQKTSDVITQSEEIKNVTGIIGDIADQINLLALNAAIEAARAGEHGRGFAVVADEVRKLAERTQKSLSEIEANTNLLVQSINDMAESIKEQTAGITQINESVAQIDQTTKDNVEIANESAIISNTVSDIATNILEDVKKKKF is encoded by the coding sequence ATGAAGAGCGTAAAATTAAAGGTTGCGTTGATCGCAAATTTAATCGCGGTAGCGTGTTTGGTTATTTTGGGTGTAATTACCTTTATGTTTGTAAAAGAAGCTTTGTTTGAAGAAGTTTTAAAGGCTGAAACAAACTATGTTAAAACAGCTAAAAATTCTATGGAAACTTTTAAAGCTAGAAATTCTTCAGCTCTTGAAAATTTAGCCAAAAGCATTTTAAAACGCCCTATAGAACAATTAGATAGCCAAGAAGCTTTAATGCGTTACATTGGAAAAGATTTAAAAGACTTTAGAGATGCTGGGGGATTTTTAGCCGTTTATATCGCTCAACCAAATGGGGAACTTGTTGTAAGCGATTCTGATTCTGATGCAAAAAAAATAGATTTTGGAATTTATGGAAAGGCTGATAATTACGATGCTAGAACGAGAGAATACTTTATAGAAGCAGTCAAAGCAAATAAAGCCTACACTACCGCATCATACATTGATGTAACTACAAATTTGCCTTGTTTTACATATTCTATCCCACTTTATAAAGATGATAAATTTTTAGGTGTTTTAGCTTTTGATGTGCTTGTAACTGACTTGCAAACAGAATTTGAAAATTTACCGGGTAGAACTTTCGTGCTTGATAATGAAGATAAGGTATTTGTTTCCACTGATAAAACTCTTTTAAATCCAAATTATGACATTAAATTTTTTGCAGATATTGCGAAAAATAAAGCAGATTTTGAACCTTTTGAATACGTAACAAAAAATGGTCAAGAAAGATTTGGTATATGCGTAAAGGTTTCTGATTTTTACACTGCTTGTATTGGAGAATCCGTAGATCAAATAAAAGCTCCAGTGTATAAAATAGCATTTATACAAATTGCGATTGTGATTATTACAAGTATTGCCAGTGTGCTTTTCTTATATTTTATCGTATCAAAATATCTTTCTCCACTTATAACTATCCAATCCGGTCTCAACTCCTTCTTTGATTTCATCAATCATAAAACACAAGATATCTCCACCATCAACATAAAAACAAATGATGAATTCGGTCAAATGGCAGCCGCCATTAACCAAAACATTCAAGCCACCAAAGAAGGCTTAGACCAAGATAAACAAGCTGTTAAAGAAAGTGTTACCACAGTAGGCATAGTTGAAAACGGAGATTTAACAGCAAGAATCACAGCTAATCCTAGAAACCCACAACTCATAGAACTTAAAAGTGTGCTTAATAATCTCCTTGATGTCTTACAAACTAAAGTGGGTAAAGATATGAATAAAATCCACTCTATCTTTGAAGAATTTAAAAGCTTAGATTTTAGAAACAAAATAGAAAATGCCACAGGTAGTGTAGAAGTAACCACTAATGCCCTAGGCGAAGAAATCATCAAAATGCTTAAACAAAGTTCTGATTTTGCAAATTCTTTAGCCAATGAAAGCTCCAAACTTCAAAACGCTGTGCAAAATTTAACTTCAAGCTCAAATTCTCAAGCTGCTTCTTTAGAAGAAACTGCTGCTGCTTTAGAAGAGATTACCTCCTCTATGCAAAATGTCTCTCAAAAAACCAGTGATGTGATTACTCAAAGTGAAGAGATTAAAAATGTTACAGGCATTATAGGTGATATAGCTGATCAAATCAATCTTCTAGCCCTTAATGCTGCCATAGAAGCAGCACGTGCAGGAGAACACGGAAGAGGCTTTGCCGTCGTGGCTGATGAAGTGAGAAAACTAGCTGAAAGAACCCAAAAGTCTTTAAGTGAGATAGAAGCAAATACTAACTTACTTGTTCAATCTATCAATGATATGGCAGAAAGCATTAAGGAACAAACTGCTGGTATTACACAGATTAATGAAAGTGTGGCTCAAATAGACCAAACCACTAAGGATAATGTGGAAATTGCTAATGAAAGTGCCATCATCTCTAACACAGTAAGCGACATCGCTACAAATATCCTTGAAGATGTGAAGAAGAAGAAGTTTTAA
- the clpP gene encoding ATP-dependent Clp endopeptidase proteolytic subunit ClpP, translated as MYIPYVIEKTSRGERSYDIYSRLLKDRIIMLSGEINDDVASSIVAQLLFLEAEDPQKDIYLYINSPGGVITSGFSIYDTMNYIKPDVCTICIGQAASMGAFLLSCGAKEKRFALPNSRIMIHQPLGGARGQATDIEIQAKEILRLKTILNEILAKNTNQKIAKIAKDTERDFFMSAVEAREYGLIDKVLEKSFK; from the coding sequence ATGTATATCCCTTATGTGATAGAAAAAACAAGTCGCGGAGAAAGAAGTTATGATATTTACTCACGCCTTCTAAAAGACCGCATTATAATGCTAAGTGGCGAGATTAATGACGATGTGGCATCCTCTATCGTAGCGCAACTTTTATTTTTAGAGGCGGAGGATCCGCAAAAAGATATTTATCTTTACATTAACTCCCCAGGTGGTGTAATAACAAGTGGTTTTAGCATTTATGATACGATGAATTATATTAAACCCGATGTTTGCACGATTTGCATAGGACAAGCTGCTTCTATGGGGGCGTTTTTGTTAAGCTGTGGAGCAAAGGAAAAGCGTTTTGCTCTGCCAAATTCACGCATTATGATTCATCAGCCCTTAGGTGGGGCAAGGGGGCAAGCCACAGATATAGAAATTCAGGCAAAAGAAATTTTAAGACTTAAAACCATACTTAATGAAATCTTAGCCAAAAATACCAATCAAAAAATTGCTAAAATTGCTAAAGACACCGAAAGAGATTTTTTTATGAGTGCGGTTGAAGCTAGGGAATATGGGCTTATCGATAAGGTTTTGGAAAAAAGTTTTAAGTAG
- a CDS encoding TlpA family protein disulfide reductase, with product MQKIFLTLILLLFFTACSNEEKEMKDFNSTTEASLTQGESYNFDLNLNDNTSLFIQVKEGKIKFDTQNKATLFIFFTTWCKPCIAQVPHLNKLREKYQDQLQIVGILLEDKNPEDLAVFSAQNHLNYKIASGEGNYLFAKALGGISGIPTMFLFAKNGELFKHYLGVVPVEMLEIDILEAI from the coding sequence ATGCAAAAGATATTTTTAACGCTTATTTTATTATTGTTTTTTACAGCGTGTAGTAATGAAGAAAAAGAAATGAAAGATTTTAATTCTACAACGGAAGCAAGCCTTACTCAAGGAGAAAGTTATAATTTTGATTTAAATTTAAACGATAACACCTCCTTGTTTATCCAAGTCAAAGAAGGAAAAATAAAATTTGACACGCAAAACAAGGCTACTCTTTTCATCTTTTTTACCACTTGGTGTAAGCCTTGTATCGCTCAAGTGCCACATTTAAATAAGCTTAGAGAAAAATACCAAGATCAACTTCAAATTGTAGGCATTTTACTTGAGGATAAAAATCCCGAAGACCTGGCTGTTTTCAGTGCGCAAAATCATTTAAACTACAAAATCGCTAGTGGTGAAGGAAATTATCTTTTTGCTAAGGCTTTAGGTGGGATAAGCGGAATTCCTACAATGTTTTTATTTGCGAAAAATGGAGAATTATTTAAACATTATTTAGGTGTTGTGCCTGTGGAAATGCTTGAAATCGACATTTTAGAGGCAATATAA
- a CDS encoding DNA recombination protein RmuC, whose protein sequence is MYEGVILAFILLCAFVVLYQIKQREISLLKKDNEGKKENLYKALTRCEILENLLKEKEAQHKELISLQLREREGLKQDYEKNLKFLEQKLENNLQKQNLNYLNQNKIMLNEDIKKLLEEIFVPVKKSVKEYSERLNQNEISLQSNIKNMFEYSQNIKSNADKLATILKGDKKIRGNFAELQLQNILENSGLIKEEQYKLQAHFKQDDKSYIADAIVFLDSQKNIIIDAKFPLPNDFDFSDLNERVCKDLAFNLKERIDELSKKPYAKFSPYTYDFILLFIPYQNLLDLALSVDASLYQYAYKKNIYLTTPHTLFMALNTINISWRHIKSNANILKAFEELGKFHDKFAGVLEDFDKLKNASKSLNTQIENMQNKLFSGTGNLSSRVLKLKDLGAKTQKSLEKWSDDESRG, encoded by the coding sequence ATGTATGAGGGTGTGATTTTAGCATTTATTTTATTATGTGCTTTTGTCGTGCTTTATCAAATTAAACAAAGAGAGATTTCGCTCCTCAAAAAAGATAATGAAGGTAAAAAAGAAAATTTATACAAGGCTCTTACAAGGTGTGAAATTTTAGAAAATTTACTCAAAGAAAAAGAAGCGCAACATAAAGAATTGATTTCTTTACAATTAAGAGAAAGAGAGGGTTTAAAACAAGATTATGAAAAAAACTTGAAATTTTTAGAACAAAAATTAGAAAATAATCTTCAAAAACAAAACTTAAATTATCTTAATCAAAACAAAATTATGCTCAATGAGGACATCAAAAAGCTTTTGGAGGAAATTTTTGTGCCTGTGAAAAAGAGCGTAAAAGAATATAGTGAAAGATTAAATCAAAATGAAATTAGCCTTCAAAGCAATATTAAAAATATGTTTGAATACTCTCAAAACATCAAATCAAATGCCGATAAACTCGCCACCATACTCAAGGGAGATAAAAAAATTCGCGGAAATTTTGCCGAACTTCAATTACAAAATATCCTAGAAAATAGCGGACTTATCAAAGAGGAGCAATATAAACTTCAAGCCCATTTTAAACAAGATGATAAAAGCTACATCGCCGATGCTATCGTGTTTTTAGACTCGCAAAAAAATATCATCATCGATGCGAAATTCCCTCTGCCAAATGATTTTGATTTTAGTGATTTAAACGAACGCGTTTGCAAGGATCTTGCCTTTAATCTCAAAGAGCGTATTGATGAGCTTAGCAAAAAGCCTTATGCGAAATTTAGCCCTTATACTTATGATTTTATCTTACTTTTTATCCCTTATCAAAATCTTTTAGACCTTGCCCTTAGCGTTGATGCTTCGCTGTATCAATACGCTTATAAAAAAAATATTTACCTTACCACTCCGCACACGCTTTTTATGGCACTTAACACTATAAATATTTCGTGGAGACACATTAAAAGTAATGCAAATATTCTCAAAGCTTTTGAGGAGCTTGGGAAATTTCACGATAAATTTGCGGGGGTTTTGGAGGATTTTGATAAGCTTAAAAATGCAAGTAAAAGCCTTAATACTCAAATAGAAAATATGCAAAATAAGCTTTTTTCAGGCACTGGGAATTTAAGCTCAAGGGTTCTTAAGCTTAAAGATTTGGGTGCAAAAACACAAAAAAGCTTAGAAAAATGGAGTGATGATGAAAGCCGTGGTTAA
- a CDS encoding NAD(P)H-hydrate dehydratase, with the protein MKAVVKQSTNLDLRAVRLGLDELILMENAGIALAKLIKKERKKLQNKRVLFLLGGGNNAADGLVALRHLKKAKAYKMGFKENAMFLKQEQILKNYGFSFLKKEPKIKRYGVIVDCIFGSGFKGNLDAKTANFLKKINQHKALKIACDIPTALGSEVCFKADITLSMGAFKELLLEDFAKEFVGKLKLAKLGISHRLFTHKTKSYLLEKKDLTLIKRKAGTNKGDYGHIAVVGNGGAANLAGLGALNFGAGLVSLVKEKSNSALLMQKENLNFNFNAAALGMGLLNLELLKDENLSKKPLILDANAFLDEAILPFLQKEDVVLTPHPKEFTRLFKMCFKQDLNVQDLQKNRFFYAQKFTQTYPCILVLKGANTIISQKDECFIVNLGCANLAKGGSGDVLAGMIAALLGAGFSPLKAAKNAVLAHALTSKAYRFNANSFDALKLIKGLKCL; encoded by the coding sequence ATGAAAGCCGTGGTTAAGCAAAGCACTAATCTTGATTTAAGAGCTGTTCGTTTAGGGCTTGATGAGCTTATTTTAATGGAAAATGCTGGCATAGCCTTAGCAAAATTAATCAAAAAAGAGCGTAAAAAACTTCAAAATAAAAGGGTGCTTTTTTTGCTAGGTGGGGGGAATAACGCTGCTGATGGGCTTGTAGCACTGCGTCATCTTAAAAAAGCTAAGGCTTACAAAATGGGTTTTAAAGAAAATGCTATGTTTTTAAAACAAGAGCAAATTTTAAAAAACTATGGCTTTTCTTTTTTAAAAAAAGAGCCTAAAATAAAGCGTTATGGTGTGATAGTAGATTGTATTTTTGGGAGCGGCTTTAAGGGGAATTTGGACGCAAAAACGGCAAATTTTTTAAAAAAAATTAATCAGCATAAAGCCCTTAAAATCGCCTGTGATATACCCACTGCTTTGGGAAGTGAAGTTTGCTTTAAAGCGGACATTACGCTTAGTATGGGAGCATTTAAAGAGCTTTTACTAGAGGATTTTGCGAAAGAATTTGTAGGGAAGCTCAAACTCGCAAAACTTGGAATTTCACATAGACTTTTTACACATAAAACTAAAAGTTATTTGCTTGAAAAAAAGGATTTGACACTCATTAAAAGAAAGGCTGGGACAAATAAGGGAGATTACGGACATATCGCCGTAGTAGGTAATGGGGGAGCAGCGAATTTAGCAGGACTTGGAGCTTTAAATTTTGGAGCGGGATTAGTTTCTCTTGTAAAGGAAAAGTCAAATTCGGCACTTTTAATGCAAAAAGAAAATTTGAATTTTAACTTTAACGCTGCCGCACTTGGAATGGGACTTTTAAATTTAGAACTTTTAAAAGATGAGAATTTAAGCAAAAAGCCCTTAATTTTAGATGCTAATGCCTTTTTAGATGAGGCTATTTTACCCTTTTTGCAAAAAGAAGATGTGGTTTTAACTCCGCATCCTAAAGAATTTACAAGACTTTTTAAAATGTGCTTTAAACAGGATTTAAATGTGCAAGATTTACAAAAAAATCGCTTTTTTTACGCCCAAAAATTCACCCAAACATACCCTTGCATTTTAGTTTTAAAGGGTGCGAATACGATTATTTCACAAAAAGATGAATGCTTTATCGTCAATTTAGGCTGTGCAAATTTAGCAAAAGGCGGAAGTGGCGATGTTTTAGCAGGTATGATAGCTGCACTTTTAGGAGCTGGGTTTAGTCCTCTAAAAGCCGCTAAAAACGCCGTTTTAGCACACGCTCTTACTTCAAAAGCGTATCGCTTTAACGCAAATAGCTTTGATGCTTTAAAACTGATAAAAGGACTAAAATGCTTGTAA
- the tig gene encoding trigger factor, whose amino-acid sequence MEVKAKQLDSVNASASVKIPSGAINTEVENLAKKASKTIKMDGFRPGKVPVSAVLKRYEKELRNDAEQNLFKNAVDSALRELKRDLKELVGEPYFEKFERENGEIIAELVLSFKPELKLDGYEKCIPEFSTPKVSKKELDEKKNELLKRYATTEAIKTKRALKEGDYAKFDFEGFIDGKAFDGGKAENYVLEIGSKQFIPGFEEAMVGMKSGEEKDISVTFPKEYGAANLAGKDAIFKIKLHEIEELKLPELNEELLKKLLPNEEKASEELLDEKLKEQIKNEKLFKLINEELKAKFADSLIETFEFDLPKGILEQEVDMQFRQAFANFNEEEKKEIQNDKNKYEAKRNSFKDEAKKSVKLTFIIDELAKLRKIEVGDQELVQAVYFEAYRYGFNPKEHLENYKKQGALPAVKMALIEDKLFNDIFMPKEKTKKEKKEDK is encoded by the coding sequence ATGGAAGTAAAAGCCAAGCAATTAGACTCTGTCAATGCCTCTGCAAGTGTGAAAATTCCAAGCGGAGCGATTAATACTGAAGTAGAAAATTTAGCCAAAAAAGCTTCTAAAACAATAAAAATGGACGGCTTTCGTCCGGGTAAGGTGCCTGTGAGTGCCGTTTTAAAAAGATACGAAAAAGAATTAAGAAACGATGCTGAACAAAATCTTTTTAAAAACGCCGTAGATAGTGCTTTAAGGGAACTAAAGAGAGATTTAAAGGAGCTTGTAGGTGAGCCCTATTTTGAAAAATTTGAGCGTGAAAATGGCGAAATCATCGCTGAATTAGTTCTTTCTTTCAAGCCCGAATTAAAACTTGATGGTTATGAAAAATGTATCCCTGAATTTAGCACTCCAAAAGTAAGCAAAAAAGAGCTTGATGAGAAAAAAAATGAGCTTTTAAAACGCTATGCCACGACTGAAGCGATTAAAACAAAAAGAGCTTTAAAAGAGGGTGATTATGCGAAATTTGACTTTGAAGGCTTTATAGATGGTAAGGCTTTTGATGGAGGTAAGGCTGAAAACTATGTGCTTGAAATCGGTTCTAAGCAATTTATCCCGGGCTTTGAAGAGGCGATGGTAGGTATGAAAAGCGGCGAAGAAAAGGATATTTCTGTAACTTTTCCTAAAGAATATGGAGCAGCGAATTTGGCTGGTAAAGATGCGATTTTTAAGATTAAGCTGCATGAAATTGAAGAGCTTAAACTTCCAGAATTAAACGAAGAACTTCTTAAAAAACTTCTTCCAAATGAAGAAAAAGCAAGCGAAGAACTTTTAGATGAAAAACTTAAAGAACAAATTAAAAATGAGAAATTATTTAAGCTTATTAATGAAGAATTGAAAGCAAAATTTGCGGATTCTTTAATTGAAACTTTTGAATTTGATTTGCCAAAAGGCATTTTAGAACAAGAGGTCGATATGCAGTTTAGACAAGCTTTTGCTAATTTTAACGAAGAAGAGAAAAAAGAAATTCAAAATGATAAAAATAAATATGAAGCTAAAAGAAATAGTTTTAAAGACGAGGCGAAAAAAAGTGTGAAACTTACCTTTATCATTGATGAGTTGGCGAAGCTTAGGAAAATAGAAGTAGGAGACCAAGAACTCGTTCAGGCGGTATATTTTGAAGCGTATCGCTATGGCTTTAACCCTAAAGAGCATTTAGAAAATTACAAAAAACAAGGTGCTTTACCGGCAGTAAAAATGGCTTTGATTGAAGATAAGCTTTTTAATGACATTTTTATGCCTAAAGAAAAGACGAAAAAAGAAAAGAAAGAGGATAAATAA
- the def gene encoding peptide deformylase, which produces MVRKIITYPNKRLFLQSLPVEKFDEELHILLDDMYETMIASSGVGLAAIQVDVPLRIFIVNIIDENEEQKKEDLLEIINPVITPLNDELIVCTEGCLSVPDFFEEVQRYRKILVKYQDRFGKEKELEAEDFLAVAIQHENDHLDGHLFIEKLSFSKREKFNKEFKKQRKLKKANEKI; this is translated from the coding sequence GTGGTAAGAAAAATCATCACTTATCCAAATAAAAGGCTTTTTTTGCAGTCCTTACCCGTGGAGAAATTTGACGAAGAACTACACATCTTGCTTGATGATATGTATGAAACGATGATAGCAAGTAGCGGTGTGGGACTTGCGGCTATACAAGTTGATGTGCCTTTGAGGATTTTTATCGTTAATATTATCGATGAAAATGAAGAGCAAAAAAAAGAAGATTTGTTAGAAATTATCAATCCAGTTATAACTCCTCTTAATGACGAGCTTATCGTTTGCACGGAGGGTTGTTTGAGTGTGCCTGATTTTTTTGAAGAGGTGCAAAGATATCGCAAAATTTTAGTGAAATATCAAGACCGCTTCGGCAAAGAAAAAGAGCTTGAGGCGGAGGATTTTTTGGCTGTGGCGATTCAGCACGAAAATGACCATTTAGACGGACATTTATTTATAGAAAAGCTTTCTTTTTCTAAACGCGAAAAGTTTAATAAAGAGTTTAAAAAGCAACGCAAATTAAAAAAAGCAAATGAAAAAATTTAA
- a CDS encoding YifB family Mg chelatase-like AAA ATPase, with amino-acid sequence MKKFKCLSFSDELDLIDVESVFTRGLPSLSIVGLPNSAIKESVERIKATLLTCDFSFPAKKITINLSPSGIPKKGSHFDLAIALLILLQNEESLDDFFVVGELGLDGSIKSTNELFSLLLFLSTKVKKARVIVPKSLALKASMIPNLEIYGVENLFEALEFFKEKNYEKFRHTQSHPLFSKPLFIENEPYIKNDEFELDFIDVRGQELAKKACIIAALGMHNMLFEGSAGSGKSMCAKRLVYIMPPQSLNEILVQNAYMSLDSKDCEFAKRRVFRHPHHTSTRASIFGGGTLNAKIGEVALANGGVLFFDEFPHFSKQVIESLREPLEDNEIHISRVNSKITYQTKFAFIAAQNPCPCGNLFSKNLACVCTENEVKKYKTRISSPILDRIDLYVAMDEVSKDDKPSLSSKQMSELVLEAFCFSKKRGQKEFNGKLKDEDLKHFCILSKEAREVLDMAISRFKLSQRSINKSLKVARSCADLKQSEIIEKSHLLEALSFRIKDV; translated from the coding sequence ATGAAAAAATTTAAATGCCTAAGCTTTAGCGATGAATTGGATTTAATCGATGTAGAAAGCGTTTTTACAAGAGGTTTGCCAAGTCTTAGCATAGTTGGTTTGCCAAATTCTGCCATTAAGGAGAGTGTGGAGAGGATTAAGGCAACTCTTTTAACTTGCGATTTTAGCTTTCCTGCTAAGAAAATTACCATAAACCTAAGTCCTTCTGGAATTCCTAAAAAAGGATCACATTTTGACCTTGCTATTGCACTTTTGATTTTACTACAAAATGAGGAGAGTTTGGACGATTTTTTTGTAGTGGGAGAGCTTGGACTTGACGGAAGTATTAAAAGCACAAATGAGCTTTTTTCCTTGCTTTTATTTTTAAGCACTAAGGTAAAAAAAGCTAGGGTGATTGTGCCTAAAAGCCTTGCTTTAAAAGCCTCAATGATACCCAATTTAGAAATTTATGGCGTAGAAAATTTATTTGAAGCTTTAGAATTTTTTAAAGAAAAAAATTATGAAAAATTTCGCCACACTCAAAGCCACCCTCTTTTTTCTAAACCTCTTTTTATCGAAAATGAGCCTTATATTAAGAATGATGAATTTGAGCTTGATTTTATCGATGTAAGAGGGCAAGAGCTTGCCAAAAAAGCCTGCATTATCGCTGCTCTTGGTATGCACAATATGCTTTTTGAAGGAAGTGCTGGAAGTGGGAAAAGTATGTGTGCTAAAAGGCTTGTTTATATTATGCCTCCGCAAAGTTTAAATGAAATTTTAGTGCAAAATGCCTATATGTCGCTAGATTCTAAGGACTGCGAATTTGCTAAAAGGCGTGTTTTTAGACATCCACATCACACTAGCACGAGGGCGAGTATTTTTGGGGGCGGAACGCTTAATGCTAAAATAGGCGAGGTCGCTCTGGCAAATGGTGGAGTGCTGTTTTTTGACGAATTTCCGCATTTTTCTAAGCAAGTCATAGAAAGCTTAAGGGAGCCTTTGGAGGATAATGAAATTCATATTTCAAGGGTCAATTCTAAAATCACTTATCAAACTAAATTTGCTTTCATCGCCGCACAAAATCCCTGCCCGTGTGGAAATTTATTTTCTAAAAATCTTGCTTGCGTTTGCACAGAAAATGAGGTAAAAAAATATAAAACACGCATTTCATCGCCTATTTTAGATAGGATAGATTTGTATGTGGCTATGGACGAGGTGAGCAAGGACGATAAGCCAAGCCTTAGCTCAAAGCAAATGAGTGAGCTTGTTTTAGAGGCGTTTTGCTTTTCTAAAAAAAGGGGGCAAAAAGAATTTAATGGTAAGTTAAAAGATGAGGATTTGAAGCATTTTTGCATTTTAAGTAAGGAAGCAAGGGAGGTGCTAGATATGGCTATATCTCGTTTTAAGCTTTCTCAACGCTCCATTAATAAAAGTTTAAAGGTCGCTAGAAGCTGTGCGGATTTAAAACAAAGTGAAATCATAGAAAAAAGTCATCTTTTGGAGGCTTTAAGTTTTAGGATTAAAGATGTATGA
- the ftsY gene encoding signal recognition particle-docking protein FtsY: protein MLNFFKKSLAKTLENITKTKANHKISKDLLEEILLEADVTYEIVEEIIYYLPPGEEVKKEDLKRVMGAYFLYEKPEFDMQKPFVELILGVNGAGKTTSIAKLANLYKKQGQKVILGACDTFRAGAIEQLRLWAEKIGVQIVLSNQGHDPSAVAFDTISKAKAREFDRVILDTAGRLQNQKNLANELEKIVRICEKAMIKAPHRKILVLDGTQGNAGILQAKAFNELVKLDGVIITKLDGTAKGGALFSIARELELPIFYVGVGEKMDDLYEFDANAYLDTLLEPIFEA from the coding sequence ATGCTAAATTTTTTCAAGAAAAGCTTAGCAAAAACTTTAGAAAATATCACAAAAACAAAGGCAAATCACAAAATTTCTAAAGATTTATTAGAAGAAATTTTGCTTGAAGCTGATGTGACTTATGAAATTGTTGAAGAAATTATCTACTATCTTCCTCCGGGCGAAGAGGTAAAAAAAGAGGATTTAAAACGCGTGATGGGGGCATATTTTCTTTATGAAAAACCCGAATTTGATATGCAAAAACCTTTTGTAGAGCTTATTTTAGGCGTCAATGGAGCAGGCAAAACTACAAGCATAGCTAAACTTGCAAATTTATATAAAAAACAAGGACAAAAGGTTATCTTAGGAGCTTGCGATACCTTTCGTGCAGGAGCGATAGAACAGCTTCGTTTATGGGCTGAGAAAATAGGCGTTCAAATCGTTCTTTCAAATCAAGGACACGATCCATCAGCCGTAGCTTTTGATACCATTTCAAAGGCTAAAGCAAGGGAGTTTGATAGAGTGATTTTAGACACAGCGGGCAGATTACAAAATCAAAAAAATTTAGCCAACGAACTCGAAAAAATCGTAAGAATTTGCGAAAAAGCTATGATAAAGGCTCCGCATAGAAAAATTCTCGTGCTTGATGGCACACAAGGTAATGCGGGGATTTTACAAGCTAAAGCTTTTAATGAGCTTGTTAAACTTGATGGAGTGATTATCACTAAGCTTGATGGCACAGCAAAGGGGGGTGCCCTTTTTAGCATAGCTAGAGAGCTTGAACTACCTATTTTTTATGTGGGTGTGGGGGAGAAAATGGACGATTTGTATGAATTTGATGCAAATGCCTATTTAGATACACTTTTAGAGCCTATATTCGAGGCTTAA
- the purN gene encoding phosphoribosylglycinamide formyltransferase: protein MLVKLAILFSGNGSNLENLLSKLHQKTFGKTHFEVVLCLCNKKDAYGIERARKFGLESVIIEHKDFKSREEFDKALVERIRQSGADLTILAGFMRILSSVFTQNIKAINLHPSLLPLFKGANAIKESFQSDMKVAGVSVHWVSEELDGGKIIAQKAFEKKNLSFEEFEAQIHALEYELLPQSVIELFDKS from the coding sequence ATGCTTGTAAAACTTGCCATACTTTTTAGCGGAAATGGGAGTAATTTGGAAAATCTTTTAAGCAAACTTCATCAAAAAACTTTTGGTAAAACGCATTTTGAAGTGGTGCTTTGTTTGTGTAATAAAAAAGACGCTTATGGCATAGAAAGAGCTAGGAAATTTGGACTTGAGAGCGTGATTATTGAACACAAAGATTTTAAAAGTCGCGAGGAATTTGATAAGGCTTTGGTAGAGCGAATTCGGCAAAGTGGGGCAGATTTAACAATTTTAGCAGGTTTTATGCGAATTTTAAGTTCTGTTTTTACGCAAAATATAAAAGCGATTAATCTCCACCCCTCACTTTTGCCTCTTTTTAAGGGTGCAAATGCCATAAAAGAAAGCTTTCAAAGCGATATGAAAGTCGCTGGAGTGAGTGTGCATTGGGTCAGTGAGGAACTGGACGGAGGAAAAATCATCGCACAAAAAGCCTTTGAAAAGAAAAATTTAAGTTTTGAGGAATTTGAAGCACAAATTCACGCTTTAGAATATGAGCTTTTGCCTCAAAGCGTAATTGAGCTTTTTGATAAATCTTAA